A stretch of Brassica napus cultivar Da-Ae chromosome C6, Da-Ae, whole genome shotgun sequence DNA encodes these proteins:
- the LOC125588664 gene encoding probable F-box protein At3g61730 codes for MKTRSSDVQGANRGKRKAPEGDENGRGKRRSVQSDEQKRAPQIGDYGRGKKRLAPSNEQKKGKKILRGIRSCVSPRCSASSTHRPSFFWFEQDAWTYISRFLDGKSLVMLGATSKWFHKTVMEESIWRFACLRDLQVPRPFPVSSSWNKIYASAFDGSHSYLFHQKEKHIDWMRIGAFTLDSRMSLLTESLSGQLKVPRVQGTIEQMLQSTGSCIIKDIKSGIWIADLQLVRCPVCDLSTCDGTMQTLDTRHIELFLNEEYKDGSWDYNLIGSHKLQKDTSAACGAIFDLKHVKASASSGILHLKSWTGEPDDSQPKAFITTHAVAVHTRLQKNEGILVKYQTMKAGTDGDIVAIRISQQLL; via the exons ATGAAGACGAGATCCAGTGATGTACAAGGAGCTAACAGAGGGAAGAGGAAAGCTCCAGAGGGAGACGAAAATGGCAGAGGAAAGCGACGATCGGTGCAGAGCGACGAACAGAAGAGGGCTCCTCAGATAGGCGATTACGGTAGAGGGAAGAAACGTTTGGCACCGAGCAACGAACAGAAGAAGGGGAAGAAGATCCTGAGAGGAATCCGTAGCTGTGTATCTCCTCGGTGCTCTGCTTCTTCTACTCACCGTCCCAGCTTCTTCTG GTTTGAGCAAGACGCATGGACATACATATCGAGGTTTCTGGATGGCAAATCGCTGGTGATGCTGGGAGCAACAAGCAAATGGTTTCACAAGACCGTAATGGAGGAGTCTATTTGGAGGTTTGCTTGCTTGCGTGATCTTCAGGTGCCGAGGCCGTTTCCAGTTTCTTCTAGCTGGAACAAGATATATGCTTCTGCTTTTG ATGGGAGTCACTCTTACTTGTTCCATCAGAAGGAAAAGCATATTG ACTGGATGCGTATTGGTGCCTTTACTCTTGATTCTCGAATGTCACTCCTGACTGAGAGTTTGAGTGGCCAACTGAAAGTCCCAAGGGTTCAAGGCACCATAGAACAGATGCTGCAATCCACTGGTTCATGTATCATAAAAGACATCAAAAGCGGTATCTGGATTGCAG ATTTACAGCTTGTTCGTTGCCCTGTCTGTGACCTCAGTACCTGTGATG GAACAATGCAAACACTTGATACTAGGCACATTGAACTGTTCCTGAATGAAGAATACAAAGATGGAAGCTGGGACTACAATCTCATCGGATCTCATAAGTTACAGAAAGACACAAGTGCAGCTTGTGGAGCCATATTTGATCTCAAACACGTTAAGGCATCTGCATCCTCAG GCATCCTCCACCTCAAGTCTTGGACCGGAGAGCCAGACGATTCCCAACCCAAAGCATTTATCACAACCCACGCAGTTGCTGTTCACACAAGGTTACAGAAAAACGAAG GAATCCTTGTGAAGTATCAGACGATGAAAGCAGGAACTGATGGTGACATTGTTGCCATCAGAATCTCCCAACAGCTACTCTGA
- the LOC125588660 gene encoding beclin-1-like protein isoform X1: protein MRKEENNYHTDNKSRVDPNLPKWVCQKCHHSLTIVGVDSYAGKFFNDSPPSAAMQGSSIHGANSVLGSTRMDNSFVVLPRHKPQAQGIPPRPRGASSPQPHDATHCGKAMEESFVVVDKSESASDSGAASQNTLSSLEVGQNGPLHSNTSGFNTTINVLNRAFDIARTQTQVEQPLCLECMRVLSDKLEKEVEDVTRDVEAYEACVQRLEGETQDVLSEADFLREKRKIEEEERKLVAAIEESARQNAEVNRQLKELESKGNRFNELEDRYWQEFNNFQCQLIAHQEERDAILAKIEVSQAHLELLNKTNVLIDAFPIRYDGDFGTINNFRLGRLPKAPVEWDEINAAWGQACLLLHTMCNYFRPKFQCRVKIQPMGSYPRIVDSTNSTYELFGPVNLFWSTRYDKAMTLYLLCLKDFADFANAKDQENNIPPEKCLKLPFKIENDKVESYSITQSFNKQENWTKALKYTLCNLKWALYWFVGNTNFQPLSATVSLPSDVSAAGSLYAKRGPGSNNPSGKNSRNS from the exons ATGAGGAAAGAGGAGAATAATTATCATACAGATAATAAAAGTCGGGTGGATCCGAATCTTCCGAAATGGGTCTGCCAAAAATGTCACCACTCACTCACCATCGTCGGCGTCGATTCCTACGCCGGCAAGTTCTTCAACGATTCCCCTCCTTCCG CAGCAATGCAAGGGTCTTCCATCCATGGAGCCAATAGTGTTCTTGGTTCAACACGCATGGATAACTCTTTTGTTGTTCTACCTCGACACAAGCCTCAAGCTCAGGGCATTCCTCCACGTCCTCGTGGGGCTTCTTCTCCTCAGCCTCACGATGCAACCCACTGTGGGAAGGCGATGGAAGAATCGTTTGTTGTCGTGGATAAGTCTGAGTCAGCTTCTGATTCAGGAGCCGCTTCTCAAAATACGTTGTCGTCGCTTGAAGTGGGCCAGAATGGTCCGTTGCATTCGAATACTTCTGGATTTAATACGACTATCAATGTCTTAAACCGTGCATTCGATATTGCAAGAACTCAGACACAG GTTGAACAGCCATTGTGTCTGGAATGTATGAGGGTATTGTCTGATAAACTTGAAAAGGAAGTCGAGGATGTGACGAGAGACGTGGAAGCATACGAAGCATGCGTCCAACGGTTAGAAGGAGAGACGCAAGATGTTCTTAGTGAAGCTGATTTTCTCAGGGAAAAGAGGAAG attgaagaagaagaaagaaagcttGTTGCAGCTATAGAAGAATCTGCGAGACAAAATGCTGAGGTTAACCGTCAACTGAAGGAGCTTGAGTCTAAGGGAAATCGCTTTAACGAACTTGAAGATCG GTATTGGCAAGAGTTCAACAATTTCCAGTGTCAACTTATAGCTCATCAG GAAGAGAGAGATGCAATCTTGGCGAAGATCGAAGTCTCACAAGCACATTTAGAGTTATTAAACAAGACAAATGTACTGATTGATGCCTTCCCCATACGGTACGATGGAGATTTTGGTACAATCAACAATTTTCGACTTGGGAGACTCCCTAAAGCACCG GTTGAGTGGGACGAGATCAATGCTGCTTGGGGACAAGCCTGTCTTCTCCTCCACACCATGTGTAACTACTTCCGGCCAAAGTTTCA ATGCCGAGTCAAAATACAGCCAATGGGAAGTTATCCTAGAATTGTGGACAGCACCAACAGCACTTATGAGCT GTTTGGTCCTGTAAACTTGTTTTGGAGCACCAGATACGATAAAGCCATGACGTTGTATCTGTTATGTCTTAAAGATTTTGCTGATTTCGCAAACGCAAAGGATCAAGAGAACAATATCCCACCAGAGAAATGCCTCAAACTCCCATTCAA AATCGAAAATGACAAAGTGGAGTCATATTCAATAACGCAGAGCTTTAACAAGCAAGAGAACTGGACCAAAGCACTGAAGTATACTCTTTGCAACCTGAAATGGGCTCTGTATTGGTTCGTTGGGAACACTAATTTCCAGCCTCTCTCTGCAACGGTCTCTTTGCCTTCTGATGTTTCAGCGGCTGGTTCCTTGTACGCCAAGCGTGGTCCTGGTTCTAATAACCCGTCTGGTAAAAACTCAAGAAACTCATGA
- the LOC125588660 gene encoding beclin-1-like protein isoform X2 — MRKEENNYHTDNKSRVDPNLPKWVCQKCHHSLTIVGVDSYAGKFFNDSPPSAMQGSSIHGANSVLGSTRMDNSFVVLPRHKPQAQGIPPRPRGASSPQPHDATHCGKAMEESFVVVDKSESASDSGAASQNTLSSLEVGQNGPLHSNTSGFNTTINVLNRAFDIARTQTQVEQPLCLECMRVLSDKLEKEVEDVTRDVEAYEACVQRLEGETQDVLSEADFLREKRKIEEEERKLVAAIEESARQNAEVNRQLKELESKGNRFNELEDRYWQEFNNFQCQLIAHQEERDAILAKIEVSQAHLELLNKTNVLIDAFPIRYDGDFGTINNFRLGRLPKAPVEWDEINAAWGQACLLLHTMCNYFRPKFQCRVKIQPMGSYPRIVDSTNSTYELFGPVNLFWSTRYDKAMTLYLLCLKDFADFANAKDQENNIPPEKCLKLPFKIENDKVESYSITQSFNKQENWTKALKYTLCNLKWALYWFVGNTNFQPLSATVSLPSDVSAAGSLYAKRGPGSNNPSGKNSRNS; from the exons ATGAGGAAAGAGGAGAATAATTATCATACAGATAATAAAAGTCGGGTGGATCCGAATCTTCCGAAATGGGTCTGCCAAAAATGTCACCACTCACTCACCATCGTCGGCGTCGATTCCTACGCCGGCAAGTTCTTCAACGATTCCCCTCCTTCCG CAATGCAAGGGTCTTCCATCCATGGAGCCAATAGTGTTCTTGGTTCAACACGCATGGATAACTCTTTTGTTGTTCTACCTCGACACAAGCCTCAAGCTCAGGGCATTCCTCCACGTCCTCGTGGGGCTTCTTCTCCTCAGCCTCACGATGCAACCCACTGTGGGAAGGCGATGGAAGAATCGTTTGTTGTCGTGGATAAGTCTGAGTCAGCTTCTGATTCAGGAGCCGCTTCTCAAAATACGTTGTCGTCGCTTGAAGTGGGCCAGAATGGTCCGTTGCATTCGAATACTTCTGGATTTAATACGACTATCAATGTCTTAAACCGTGCATTCGATATTGCAAGAACTCAGACACAG GTTGAACAGCCATTGTGTCTGGAATGTATGAGGGTATTGTCTGATAAACTTGAAAAGGAAGTCGAGGATGTGACGAGAGACGTGGAAGCATACGAAGCATGCGTCCAACGGTTAGAAGGAGAGACGCAAGATGTTCTTAGTGAAGCTGATTTTCTCAGGGAAAAGAGGAAG attgaagaagaagaaagaaagcttGTTGCAGCTATAGAAGAATCTGCGAGACAAAATGCTGAGGTTAACCGTCAACTGAAGGAGCTTGAGTCTAAGGGAAATCGCTTTAACGAACTTGAAGATCG GTATTGGCAAGAGTTCAACAATTTCCAGTGTCAACTTATAGCTCATCAG GAAGAGAGAGATGCAATCTTGGCGAAGATCGAAGTCTCACAAGCACATTTAGAGTTATTAAACAAGACAAATGTACTGATTGATGCCTTCCCCATACGGTACGATGGAGATTTTGGTACAATCAACAATTTTCGACTTGGGAGACTCCCTAAAGCACCG GTTGAGTGGGACGAGATCAATGCTGCTTGGGGACAAGCCTGTCTTCTCCTCCACACCATGTGTAACTACTTCCGGCCAAAGTTTCA ATGCCGAGTCAAAATACAGCCAATGGGAAGTTATCCTAGAATTGTGGACAGCACCAACAGCACTTATGAGCT GTTTGGTCCTGTAAACTTGTTTTGGAGCACCAGATACGATAAAGCCATGACGTTGTATCTGTTATGTCTTAAAGATTTTGCTGATTTCGCAAACGCAAAGGATCAAGAGAACAATATCCCACCAGAGAAATGCCTCAAACTCCCATTCAA AATCGAAAATGACAAAGTGGAGTCATATTCAATAACGCAGAGCTTTAACAAGCAAGAGAACTGGACCAAAGCACTGAAGTATACTCTTTGCAACCTGAAATGGGCTCTGTATTGGTTCGTTGGGAACACTAATTTCCAGCCTCTCTCTGCAACGGTCTCTTTGCCTTCTGATGTTTCAGCGGCTGGTTCCTTGTACGCCAAGCGTGGTCCTGGTTCTAATAACCCGTCTGGTAAAAACTCAAGAAACTCATGA